A section of the Drosophila willistoni isolate 14030-0811.24 chromosome XR unlocalized genomic scaffold, UCI_dwil_1.1 Seg106, whole genome shotgun sequence genome encodes:
- the LOC124460597 gene encoding homeobox protein araucan-like, with amino-acid sequence MTLPPSLNSHHQEIEFPIVHQSHLHPHPHLHLYPHSHHMHQHPQIEPQQQQSQSTVSQRAMGFPEAQPDTPPQTPPNMKVLSGALNLLPTASQVPMTVTCRNSNVNDLTADSSSNYRKNFSTRLGEFSPRDDFSSGSNSSSSSSSSLSPQLHRSEPIFKPLFKKYTN; translated from the coding sequence ATGACCCTGCCACCGTCTCTAAATTCGCACCATCAAGAAATAGAGTTCCCGATCGTTCATCAATCACACCtgcatccacatccacatctgCATCTTTATCCGCATTCGCACCACATGCATCAACATCCGCAAATCGAaccacaacagcagcaatctCAGTCAACAGTGAGTCAGCGGGCGATGGGGTTTCCCGAAGCCCAACCCGATACTCCACCCCAAACTCCGCCGAATATGAAGGTGTTGAGCGGAGCTTTGAATCTGCTGCCTACCGCATCTCAAGTCCCTATGACCGTTACTTGTCGCAACAGTAATGTCAATGACCTCACAgctgacagcagcagcaattatCGGAAGAATTTCTCGACTCGACTGGGCGAGTTTTCTCCCAGAGATGATTttagcagcggcagcaacagcagcagcagtagcagtagcTCTTTATCCCCTCAGCTTCATCGGAGCGAGCCAATTTTTAAGCCgttattcaaaaaatatacTAACTGA
- the LOC6651899 gene encoding homeobox protein araucan isoform X2: MAAYTQFGYGGFPPVSQSNPYGLKETSGGTEMGTWTSAGLQPTTGYYSYDPMSAYGYGASYDLAARRKNATRESTATLKAWLNEHKKNPYPTKGEKIMLAIITKMTLTQVSTWFANARRRLKKENKMTWEPKNRADDDDDALVSDEEKERKEDMEADKGDIAGGSLGKDAPKDDDELTDDDQKCIGQGNLLHSGFGYPSSGYHGGSSGSGSSGAQPAGYHPYHHQHPAYYQTQQNLPAAFQSSEGGLIDKHSEHTSPKNQLRRDCGVPIPATKPKIWSLADTVACKTPPPTYMAQRQQHQQQSMQQQIPPLVHQQQESMDMNLGQAQQSAAISNAHLFNGAPYLRPHTTAYGGFLGATTQQLHTTNSSPYTSIPVRTQSNIRSSSSSNSSSTHTPTIPSTANPMTLPPSLNSHHQEIEFPIVHQSHLHPHPHLHLYPHSHHMHQHPQIEPQQQQSQSTVSQRAMGFPEAQPDTPPQTPPNMKVLSGALNLLPTASQVPMTVTCRNSNVNDLTADSSSNYRKNFSTRLGEFSPRDDFSSGSNSSSSSSSSLSPQLHRSEPIFKPLFKKYTN, encoded by the exons GTACGGGGCAAGCTACGACCTGGCTGCCCGCCGGAAGAACGCTACTCGCGAGTCTACAGCGACATTGAAGGCGTGGCTGAACGAGCACAAAAAGAACCCATACCCGACAAAGGGGGAAAAGATCATGCTGGCCATCATCACTAAAATGACCCTCACTCAAGTTTCAACCTGGTTCGCTAATGCCCGGCGCCGTTTAAAGAAGGAGAACAAGATGACATGGGAGCCAAAAAATCGAgctgacgatgatgacgacgcCCTCGTGTCGGATGAAGAAAAGGAGCGAAAAGAAGACATGGAAGCGGACAAAGGCGATATAGCGGGTGGCAGCTTGGGCAAAG ATGCTCCAAAAGATGATGACGAGCTTACCGACGATGATCAAAAGTGCATAGGCCAAGGAAATTTATTGCATAGTGGTTTTGGATACCCATCAAGCGGCTATCATGGCGGCAGTAGTGGGTCTGGGTCTAGCGGTGCTCAGCCAGCCGGGTATCACCCATATCACCATCAACATCCAGCCTATTACCAGACACAGCAGAATTTGCCAGCTGCATTTCAGAGCAGCGAAGGTGGGTTGATCGACAAACACAGTGAACACACCAGTCCAAAAAACCAATTACGCCGGGACTGTGGAGTGCCGATTCCAGCTACCAAGCCCAAAATCTGGAGTCTAGCCGACACAGTTGCCTGCAAGACTCCACCCCCAACATATATGGCTCAAAgacagcagcatcagcagcaatcCATGCAGCAGCAGATACCACCCCTGGTCCATCAACAACAAGAAAGCATGGACATGAATTTGGGCCAAGCGCAACAGTCGGCGGCCATCAGCAATGCACACCTATTCAACGGAGCACCTTATTTGAGACCGCATACAACGGCATACGGGGGTTTTCTAGGGGCTACGACGCAACAGCTTCATACCACGAACAGTTCCCCATACACGAGTATCCCAGTTCGCACCCAGTCCAACATtcggagcagcagcagcagcaactccAGCAGCACGCATACTCCTACTATCCCTTCTACGGCAAACCCGATGACCCTGCCACCGTCTCTAAATTCGCACCATCAAGAAATAGAGTTCCCGATCGTTCATCAATCACACCtgcatccacatccacatctgCATCTTTATCCGCATTCGCACCACATGCATCAACATCCGCAAATCGAaccacaacagcagcaatctCAGTCAACAGTGAGTCAGCGGGCGATGGGGTTTCCCGAAGCCCAACCCGATACTCCACCCCAAACTCCGCCGAATATGAAGGTGTTGAGCGGAGCTTTGAATCTGCTGCCTACCGCATCTCAAGTCCCTATGACCGTTACTTGTCGCAACAGTAATGTCAATGACCTCACAgctgacagcagcagcaattatCGGAAGAATTTCTCGACTCGACTGGGCGAGTTTTCTCCCAGAGATGATTttagcagcggcagcaacagcagcagcagtagcagtagcTCTTTATCCCCTCAGCTTCATCGGAGCGAGCCAATTTTTAAGCCgttattcaaaaaatatacTAACTGA